A genomic segment from Pangasianodon hypophthalmus isolate fPanHyp1 chromosome 25, fPanHyp1.pri, whole genome shotgun sequence encodes:
- the ddx28 gene encoding probable ATP-dependent RNA helicase DDX28, with product MQGVKVGCFGLLASRQLLSQSNLISSYFRGAVCVQDLFCSAVGRKASTATSEPVIIRVPRRMQERIDSVKQVKRRNLDKVATVKAGRLLIKSKNPLLNQSVSYTLGKFEEPVLTSKGWKNNKSFGDYFTINSTQSAPPFLPESKEENKQDGQSHRRTFTHLHLSSELVETLQSHNITHPTIVQLQTIPKLLRGHNILCAAETGSGKTLAYILPIIHKLHKEMPPMELGSEQKTQAVVLVPSRELAEQVTSVARTMSRPFGLKVKVVGGGRGVGSIKAAFSYGQPHILVATPGALLKALWRRFVDLSELRFMVIDEADTMFDPSFVDMLEKILRQTQVAANLSEITGPTRKAQLVVVGATFPGGVGELLGKVTDLGSLVTVKSRMLHYLMPHVNQTFVKVRGSEKVLELHQALKEAESDQKGVLVFCNSAATVNWLGYTLEEMGLRHARLQGEMPASMREGIFQSFQKGHVDVLLCTDIASRGLDTQRVGLVVNYDFPESHTDYIHRAGRVGRAGAAGGGHVLSFVTHVWDVELVQSIETAARRRMCLPGMETEIQKPVKTLSQDSK from the coding sequence ATGCAGGGCGTGAAGGTTGGGTGCTTTGGCTTGCTCGCTTCCAGGCAGCTGTTAAGCCAAAGTAATTTGATTTCCAGTTATTTCcgtggtgcagtgtgtgtgcaagacTTATTCTGTAGTGCTGTTGGACGCAAAGCATCGACGGCGACGTCTGAACCGGTGATAATCCGCGTCCCGAGGCGCATGCAGGAGCGCATAGACAGTGTGAAGCAGGTGAAACGCAGAAACCTTGATAAAGTGGCCACAGTCAAAGCTGGAAGACTGCTGATCAAAAGCAAGAACCCACTACTGAATCAGTCTGTCAGTTACACTCTGGGCAAGTTTGAAGAACCAGTCCTGACGTCAAAGGGATGGAAGAATAACAAATCATTTGGGGACTACTTTACCATCAACAGCACCCAGAGTGCTCCTCCATTCCTCCCTGAGTCTAAGGAGGAGAATAAACAGGATGGACAGAGTCACAGAAGAACATTCACACACCTCCATCTTTCGTCCGAGCTGGTCGAGACGCTCCAGAGTCACAATATCACGCATCCTACGATTGTGCAGTTGCAGACCATTCCCAAACTGCTCCGGGGTCACAACATCCTGTGTGCTGCTGAGACGGGCAGCGGAAAAACGCTCGCCTACATCCTGCCCATTATCCACAAATTGCATAAAGAGATGCCACCGATggagttggggtcagagcagaAGACACAAGCGGTGGTTCTGGTGCCATCGAGAGAGCTGGCCGAGCAGGTGACATCAGTCGCGAGGACTATGAGCCGACCGTTTGGGTTAAAGGTTAAAGTTGTaggtggaggaagaggagtCGGGAGCATCAAAGCAGCGTTCAGTTACGGGCAGCCTCACATCCTGGTTGCTACGCCTGGTGCATTGCTGAAGGCACTGTGGAGACGCTTTGTGGATCTGAGCGAACTGCGTTTTATGGTAATCGATGAAGCTGATACAATGTTTGACCCCAGCTTTGTAGACATGCTCGAGAAGATCCTCCGGCAAACCCAGGTCGCTGCAAATCTCTCTGAGATAACCGGACCGACCCGGAAAGCACAGCTGGTGGTAGTGGGCGCTACTTTCCCCGGTGGGGTCGGCGAGCTCCTGGGTAAAGTGACTGACCTGGGCAGCTTGGTGACGGTTAAGAGCCGGATGTTGCATTACCTGATGCCGCATGTCAATCAGACCTTCGTGAAAGTGAGAGGCTCTGAGAAGGTTCTGGAGCTTCACCAAGCCTTGAAGGAGGCGGAGTCTGATCAGAAAGGCGTTTTGGTGTTCTGCAATTCGGCTGCCACTGTCAACTGGCTTGGTTACACGCTGGAAGAGATGGGCCTGCGTCATGCACGTCTTCAGGGAGAAATGCCTGCCTCGATGAGGGAAGGAATCTTTCAGAGCTTCCAAAAAGGCCATGTTGATGTTTTGCTTTGTACCGATATCGCTTCCCGAGGACTTGACACGCAAAGAGTGGGGTTGGTGGTTAACTACGACTTCCCAGAATCCCATACAGACTACATCCACCGAGCTGGCCGCGTAGGAAGGGCTGGAGCTGCAGGTGGAGGACACGTCCTGAGTTTTGTCACCCATGTGTGGGACGTGGAGTTGGTGCAGAGCATCGAGACAGCAGCCAGGAGGAGAATGTGTTTACCAGGAATGGAGACAGAGATCCAAAAACCAGTCAAAACATTATCACAGGACAGCAAATGA